A single window of Rhodococcus jostii RHA1 DNA harbors:
- the grpE gene encoding nucleotide exchange factor GrpE — MTSDNTEQEPVTFVDKRKIDPETGRTRDAEPVVEPLAGTAAAPQPGSVDEGALPETAAPETDELAERTADLQRLQAEYANYRRRVQRDKQADIANAKASVVGELIAVLDDLDRARSHGDLDSGPLKGVADKLTGTLTSLGLSEFGAEGDAFDPALHEAVQHEGEGHDPVLGTVMRKGYKFGDRVLRHAMVAVIDRAGDAGANTSDEAAKPAESEQE; from the coding sequence GTGACGTCCGACAACACCGAGCAGGAACCGGTCACTTTCGTGGACAAGCGGAAGATCGACCCCGAGACCGGTCGGACACGGGACGCGGAGCCGGTAGTGGAGCCCCTCGCGGGCACCGCTGCCGCCCCGCAGCCCGGCTCGGTGGACGAAGGGGCCCTGCCGGAGACGGCAGCTCCGGAGACGGACGAGTTGGCGGAGCGCACCGCCGACCTGCAACGACTGCAGGCGGAGTACGCCAACTACCGCCGCCGCGTCCAGCGCGACAAGCAGGCCGACATCGCGAACGCCAAGGCGTCCGTCGTCGGTGAGCTCATCGCGGTGCTGGACGACCTCGACCGTGCACGCAGCCACGGCGACCTCGACTCGGGGCCGCTGAAGGGTGTGGCAGACAAGCTCACCGGCACTCTCACGTCGCTCGGCCTGAGCGAGTTCGGCGCCGAGGGCGACGCATTCGATCCGGCGCTGCACGAGGCAGTGCAGCACGAGGGCGAGGGTCACGACCCCGTTCTCGGCACGGTGATGCGAAAGGGCTACAAATTCGGTGATCGCGTCCTGCGGCATGCGATGGTAGCTGTGATCGATCGCGCAGGCGATGCCGGCGCGAACACCTCCGACGAGGCGGCGAAGCCCGCCGAGTCGGAACAAGAGTAA
- the dnaJ gene encoding molecular chaperone DnaJ encodes MSQREWIEKDFYKELGVSSHASADEIKKAYRKLARDLHPDANPGDTKAEERFKSVSEAHAVLSDPAKRKEYDEARRLFASGGFGQGGGGFNPGAGGFGQGGFDINDLFGGGGAAAGDGGFGDIFGGLFNRGAGGGGATRTTNRPRRGSDVETETTLEFREATLGVTVPLRLTSPSPCTTCHGSGAKPGTSPRVCPRCNGTGIVSRNQGAFGFSEPCDDCRGTGSIIDSPCEVCHGNGVTNRTRTITVRVPAGVSDGQKIRLAGQGEAGLRGAPSGDLFVTVRVRPDKVFGRNGDDLTLVVPVSYGELVLGTTVSVPTLEGRVGVKIPAGTADGRVLRVRGRGVPKRAGGAGDLLVTVKVAVPQKLDDPATEALKTYLEAEKASGFDPRAGWAGA; translated from the coding sequence GTGAGCCAACGGGAGTGGATCGAAAAGGACTTCTACAAGGAGCTGGGCGTCTCGTCCCACGCATCCGCGGACGAGATCAAGAAGGCGTACCGCAAACTCGCCCGCGACCTTCATCCCGACGCGAACCCCGGCGACACGAAGGCCGAGGAGCGTTTCAAGTCCGTCAGCGAAGCACACGCCGTGCTCTCGGACCCTGCCAAGCGCAAGGAATACGACGAGGCCCGGCGACTGTTCGCGAGCGGCGGTTTCGGGCAGGGCGGCGGCGGATTCAACCCCGGAGCCGGTGGTTTCGGCCAGGGCGGATTCGACATCAACGACCTGTTCGGTGGCGGCGGCGCGGCGGCCGGTGACGGCGGCTTCGGCGACATCTTCGGTGGCCTGTTCAATCGCGGCGCCGGTGGCGGCGGCGCGACCCGCACGACCAACCGTCCCCGTCGTGGCAGCGACGTCGAGACGGAGACCACCCTCGAATTCCGCGAAGCCACGCTCGGCGTCACGGTTCCGCTGCGTCTGACCAGCCCGTCGCCGTGCACCACCTGCCACGGCAGCGGTGCCAAGCCGGGAACCAGCCCGCGAGTCTGCCCGCGTTGCAACGGGACCGGAATCGTCAGCCGCAACCAGGGCGCGTTCGGGTTCAGTGAGCCGTGCGACGACTGCCGCGGTACCGGCTCCATCATCGACTCGCCGTGCGAGGTGTGCCACGGCAACGGCGTCACCAACCGGACTCGCACCATCACCGTCCGCGTCCCCGCGGGTGTCAGTGACGGACAGAAGATCCGGCTGGCAGGCCAGGGTGAGGCCGGCCTGCGCGGCGCACCGTCCGGCGACCTGTTCGTCACGGTCCGGGTGCGTCCCGACAAGGTGTTCGGCCGCAACGGCGACGACCTCACGCTCGTCGTTCCCGTCAGTTACGGTGAGCTCGTGCTCGGAACCACCGTCTCCGTCCCCACCTTGGAGGGGCGTGTCGGTGTGAAGATTCCTGCGGGCACCGCCGACGGCCGGGTTCTGCGGGTTCGCGGGCGAGGCGTCCCCAAGCGTGCCGGTGGCGCCGGTGACCTACTGGTCACGGTCAAGGTCGCCGTTCCGCAGAAGCTCGACGACCCGGCCACCGAAGCATTGAAGACCTATCTGGAAGCAGAGAAGGCCAGCGGATTCGATCCGAGGGCCGGGTGGGCGGGTGCTTGA
- a CDS encoding heat shock protein transcriptional repressor HspR — translation MSDTTQDPRESAVDPDAQIFVISVAAELAGMHAQTLRNYDRLGLVTPHRTSGGGRRYSPRDVALLREVQRLSQDEGVNLAGIKRIIELTNQVEALQHRVRELAEEIAKIHAGYRRDLVPIPRSNALVVWKPRHQR, via the coding sequence ATGAGCGATACGACTCAGGATCCACGCGAGAGCGCCGTTGATCCGGACGCCCAGATCTTCGTGATCTCGGTGGCCGCGGAACTCGCCGGCATGCATGCGCAGACGTTGCGCAACTACGACCGGCTCGGTCTCGTCACCCCGCACCGCACGTCCGGTGGCGGCCGACGGTACTCGCCGCGGGATGTGGCGTTGCTCCGCGAGGTGCAACGCCTCTCGCAGGACGAGGGTGTCAACCTCGCCGGGATCAAGCGGATCATCGAGCTCACCAACCAGGTGGAGGCTCTGCAGCACCGGGTTCGCGAGCTGGCCGAGGAGATCGCGAAGATTCACGCCGGGTACCGGCGCGACCTCGTTCCGATCCCACGGAGCAACGCGCTCGTCGTGTGGAAGCCGCGGCACCAGCGCTGA